One window from the genome of Gimesia aquarii encodes:
- a CDS encoding BPL-N domain-containing protein, whose protein sequence is MRRVPLCGLRIGLVLITGFINATMWADDIPSSQTTKLVRVAIYDFPKSKSSGPEHLMKFLTPTYGFQSTIVSPAEIRDGALQNYDVLICPGGSGSRQAKELKEAGRTAVRKFVRNGGGYVGICAGAYLASTHYTWSLGVINARVWDRAHWARGKKQVSIRLTPSGREVLSKSKEKFDIYYANGPLLVPDNQPNLPGYEVLARYNTEVTRNGAPQHAMVGTHAIIRSKFGAGRVICFSPHAEMKNGPKSLVASGVYWASNAE, encoded by the coding sequence ATGAGGCGTGTCCCACTCTGCGGTTTACGAATAGGTCTGGTGTTGATCACAGGATTCATCAATGCCACTATGTGGGCAGACGATATTCCTTCCTCACAGACAACAAAACTGGTGCGCGTGGCGATATATGATTTTCCTAAATCCAAATCATCTGGCCCCGAGCACCTGATGAAGTTTCTGACTCCTACCTATGGTTTTCAGAGTACCATCGTCAGTCCTGCCGAAATCCGTGATGGGGCGCTTCAGAATTATGATGTCCTCATCTGCCCCGGCGGTAGTGGAAGCCGTCAAGCCAAAGAACTTAAAGAAGCAGGGCGCACCGCCGTCCGCAAGTTTGTGCGTAATGGGGGTGGTTATGTGGGAATCTGCGCGGGTGCCTATCTTGCTTCTACCCATTACACGTGGTCACTGGGAGTCATCAATGCGCGTGTCTGGGATCGAGCACACTGGGCACGAGGAAAAAAACAGGTTTCCATCAGATTAACTCCCTCAGGCCGTGAAGTGCTCAGCAAATCAAAAGAAAAATTCGACATCTATTATGCAAACGGACCGCTACTGGTTCCCGACAATCAACCGAATCTCCCCGGCTACGAAGTGCTAGCCAGATATAATACTGAAGTCACCCGCAACGGAGCCCCGCAACATGCCATGGTCGGCACTCACGCCATCATCCGCTCCAAATTCGGAGCAGGCCGCGTGATCTGCTTCAGCCCCCATGCCGAAATGAAGAACGGGCCAAAATCCTTAGTCGCCTCCGGCGTCTACTGGGCTTCGAATGCTGAATAA
- a CDS encoding carcinine hydrolase/isopenicillin-N N-acyltransferase family protein, translating into MHANGSHFIRILFAATLAFQLIPKTTVACTTAVISSKATVDGRPLLWKNRDTSNIHNEVVLFKEGTLHAIGVVNAGSRKSIYMGVNEAGFCIENSLSKDLRDSDKTKGDTNGRFMKRALETCKTVADFKKLLEQTNQTGRRTAANFGVIDAEGGAALFETGPKTYTMFDANDPTDAPNGYIVRSNFSTTAQELPTNPTKKQLASIYSANRYIQACSRFESQKNSGITLNYVIRNLTRDLSTKNGKPYPGSVNGVDKPLPATISTKNTISRATTVSAVVFQGIKPGEKPELTTMWTILGNPSFSVAVPCWVNVMEVADPLTGSKGGELGEIAITLRSWSKTADGKKINTEYLPGIWNDLWPQEDHILKLTSQAQEKWRKQGVSDHALTCFHKKMTMLAMKAMQQELREMKQAALSLPAPAPPRFAPVKKTIIVP; encoded by the coding sequence ATGCACGCCAACGGCTCTCACTTTATCCGCATCCTCTTTGCCGCGACACTCGCCTTTCAATTGATCCCTAAAACCACTGTGGCTTGTACCACGGCCGTCATTAGCAGCAAAGCCACCGTTGATGGGCGTCCTCTGCTTTGGAAGAACCGGGACACTTCAAATATTCACAACGAAGTTGTGCTGTTTAAAGAAGGGACTCTGCACGCAATAGGAGTGGTCAATGCAGGCAGCCGCAAATCGATTTATATGGGTGTGAATGAAGCCGGGTTCTGTATCGAAAATTCACTGAGTAAAGATCTGCGCGATTCCGATAAGACCAAAGGCGACACCAATGGCCGTTTCATGAAACGTGCGCTGGAAACCTGTAAGACGGTCGCCGATTTCAAAAAGTTGCTTGAACAGACGAACCAAACAGGCCGCCGCACCGCAGCGAATTTTGGTGTCATCGATGCAGAGGGAGGCGCTGCACTGTTTGAGACAGGGCCAAAAACCTACACCATGTTTGACGCAAATGATCCTACGGATGCCCCGAACGGTTATATTGTGCGTTCCAACTTCTCTACCACAGCCCAGGAGCTGCCAACCAATCCAACTAAAAAGCAGCTGGCCAGCATTTACTCTGCAAATCGCTACATCCAGGCATGCTCGCGTTTTGAATCTCAAAAAAATTCAGGAATCACTCTCAACTATGTAATCCGTAATCTGACGCGTGACCTTTCGACTAAGAATGGCAAGCCCTACCCCGGTTCTGTGAATGGAGTTGATAAACCATTACCAGCCACGATTTCTACAAAGAACACCATCAGCCGCGCGACAACGGTCTCAGCGGTAGTATTTCAAGGTATCAAACCTGGTGAAAAACCAGAGCTGACGACCATGTGGACAATTCTCGGTAACCCCAGTTTTTCTGTTGCTGTCCCTTGTTGGGTTAACGTTATGGAAGTTGCTGACCCACTCACTGGCAGCAAAGGGGGCGAGCTTGGTGAAATCGCGATAACCCTTCGAAGCTGGAGCAAAACAGCAGATGGCAAAAAGATCAACACGGAATACCTGCCAGGAATTTGGAACGACCTTTGGCCTCAAGAAGATCACATTCTCAAGTTGACTTCACAAGCGCAAGAGAAATGGAGAAAACAAGGTGTTTCGGATCACGCCTTAACCTGTTTCCATAAAAAAATGACGATGCTGGCAATGAAGGCCATGCAGCAGGAACTCCGCGAAATGAAACAGGCGGCGCTCTCACTACCAGCCCCGGCACCGCCGCGTTTTGCTCCTGTCAAAAAAACCATTATCGTTCCGTAA
- a CDS encoding sulfatase family protein yields the protein MLSFVTRSSRLSNPKRLPGFCLLLTMIAILSMQSATAIARPPKDHPNVVIIFTDDQGYQDVGVFGSPNIKTPNLDQMAKEGVRFTDFYAAQAVCSASRVALLTGCYPNRVGIGGALGPQSKIGINAEETTIAEVVKPKGYATAIYGKWHLGHLPEFLPTRHGFDDYFGLPYSNDMWPFHPTAGKRFPDLPLMENETIINPKVTGKEQAQLTTWYTERAVAFINQNHDKPFFLYVPHSMPHVPLFVSEKFKGKSEQGLYGDVIMEIDWSVGQIRQALKENGLEKNTLVIFTSDNGPWLSYGDHAGSALPLREGKGTAWDGGQREPCIMAWPGEIPAGSVCNQMAMTIDLLPTIAYLTGGKVPNDRIIDGKNIWPLMSGEKGAKSPHEALLFYWGRHLNAVRSGKWKLHFPHPYRSLKDKPGSGGTPGRYVQKKTGLALYDLSNDISESKNVADQNPEVVKHLTALAEKAREDLGDSGTKRKGKNNRQPGRVE from the coding sequence ATGCTCAGTTTTGTAACACGATCTTCCAGACTGTCGAATCCAAAACGATTACCCGGCTTCTGTCTGCTGCTAACTATGATTGCCATTCTGAGCATGCAATCAGCGACTGCTATCGCACGCCCCCCCAAAGATCACCCTAATGTCGTGATTATCTTCACCGACGACCAGGGCTATCAGGATGTCGGTGTGTTCGGATCACCTAATATCAAAACTCCCAACCTTGATCAAATGGCAAAAGAGGGGGTTCGGTTTACCGACTTTTATGCGGCCCAGGCGGTCTGCTCTGCTTCGCGTGTCGCGTTGCTTACCGGCTGCTATCCGAACCGCGTGGGCATTGGTGGTGCACTCGGCCCCCAGTCCAAGATCGGGATCAATGCCGAAGAAACCACCATTGCTGAAGTCGTCAAACCGAAAGGCTACGCAACCGCTATCTACGGGAAGTGGCACCTCGGTCACCTCCCGGAATTCCTGCCGACCAGACATGGCTTCGACGATTATTTCGGTCTCCCCTACTCCAACGATATGTGGCCCTTCCATCCGACCGCCGGTAAACGCTTTCCCGATCTGCCATTAATGGAAAATGAAACCATTATCAATCCGAAAGTCACAGGCAAAGAGCAGGCACAACTCACAACCTGGTACACCGAACGAGCGGTCGCCTTCATCAACCAAAATCACGACAAACCATTTTTCCTCTACGTCCCGCATTCCATGCCCCACGTACCGTTGTTTGTCAGCGAGAAATTCAAAGGCAAATCTGAACAGGGATTGTATGGTGATGTAATTATGGAAATCGACTGGTCTGTTGGTCAAATTCGTCAGGCGCTTAAAGAGAACGGGCTTGAGAAAAATACACTTGTTATCTTTACCTCTGACAACGGCCCCTGGCTTTCTTACGGCGATCATGCCGGCTCAGCCCTACCCTTACGGGAAGGCAAAGGAACGGCCTGGGACGGCGGTCAACGCGAACCTTGTATCATGGCCTGGCCCGGAGAAATACCGGCTGGCTCGGTCTGTAATCAAATGGCGATGACAATTGACCTATTGCCCACAATTGCTTACCTGACAGGCGGAAAAGTACCAAACGACCGCATCATCGATGGCAAAAATATCTGGCCCTTAATGTCGGGAGAAAAAGGAGCGAAATCACCACACGAAGCCCTGCTCTTTTACTGGGGCAGGCACTTAAACGCCGTCCGTAGCGGTAAATGGAAACTACACTTCCCTCACCCTTACCGTAGCCTGAAAGACAAACCTGGTAGCGGTGGTACTCCCGGTCGTTACGTTCAAAAGAAAACCGGCCTGGCTTTGTATGATCTCAGCAATGACATCAGCGAAAGTAAAAACGTGGCTGATCAGAATCCCGAAGTCGTCAAACACTTAACCGCCCTTGCAGAAAAAGCCCGCGAAGACCTCGGTGATTCCGGCACCAAACGCAAAGGGAAAAACAACCGCCAGCCAGGGCGCGTGGAGTGA